In one Nocardioides sp. NBC_00368 genomic region, the following are encoded:
- a CDS encoding ABC transporter permease, with amino-acid sequence MSAVDLPVNSDAPAVAERIPGLWKTPGVMAAFTVLVALLVLVRPRAGDSTFRWSRDGDWFTIPDIALPANAIVWTAVVLCLLGTAYAAWNAYSGRKTHLVVVAAFAVVAVSGFLAWAVAGKTLPVVGLLAGALALAVPLVFGALGGVLGERAGVVNIAIDGQLLFGAFGAAITASVTGSPWAGLIAAMLAGMLIALLLGLFAITYWVEQVIVGVVLNVLVIGFTSFMFSQVLSENAAALNNPPHFPRLEIPLLSGIPVIGPIFFRQTVLVYLMYAAVVLVAWALYRSKWGLRVRAVGEHPKAADTVGINVIATRYRTVLLAGAIAGIGGATYTLVSVPSFGREMTGGAGYIALAAVIFGKWDPIKATLAALLFGFATNVESVLSVIGSPVPSQFMLMLPYVVTIFAVAGLVGHSRAPAADGVPYRKG; translated from the coding sequence GTGTCCGCTGTCGATCTTCCGGTCAACTCCGACGCACCCGCCGTCGCCGAGCGCATCCCGGGCCTGTGGAAGACGCCCGGCGTGATGGCCGCGTTCACCGTGCTGGTGGCGCTGCTCGTCCTCGTACGTCCCCGCGCCGGTGACTCCACCTTCCGGTGGAGCCGCGACGGCGACTGGTTCACCATCCCCGACATCGCGCTGCCGGCCAACGCCATCGTCTGGACGGCCGTGGTCCTGTGTCTCCTCGGCACGGCGTACGCAGCCTGGAACGCCTACTCCGGCCGCAAGACGCACCTGGTCGTGGTCGCCGCGTTCGCGGTCGTCGCGGTGTCCGGCTTCCTCGCCTGGGCGGTCGCGGGCAAGACGCTTCCCGTGGTCGGCCTGCTCGCCGGCGCGCTCGCGCTGGCGGTTCCGCTGGTGTTCGGTGCGCTCGGCGGCGTACTCGGTGAGCGGGCGGGCGTGGTCAACATCGCCATCGACGGCCAGCTGCTCTTCGGCGCCTTCGGCGCGGCGATCACCGCCTCGGTCACGGGCTCCCCGTGGGCGGGTCTGATCGCGGCGATGCTCGCGGGCATGCTCATCGCGCTGCTGCTCGGCCTCTTCGCGATCACCTACTGGGTCGAACAGGTCATCGTCGGTGTCGTCCTCAACGTGCTCGTCATCGGCTTCACCAGCTTCATGTTCTCCCAGGTCCTCTCGGAGAATGCGGCTGCCCTCAACAACCCGCCCCACTTCCCACGTCTGGAGATCCCGCTGCTGTCGGGCATCCCGGTCATCGGCCCGATCTTCTTCCGCCAGACCGTGCTGGTCTACCTGATGTACGCCGCGGTCGTCCTGGTCGCCTGGGCGCTCTACCGCTCCAAGTGGGGCCTGCGGGTCCGCGCGGTCGGCGAGCACCCGAAGGCGGCCGACACGGTCGGCATCAACGTGATCGCCACCCGCTACCGCACCGTGCTGCTGGCCGGCGCGATCGCGGGCATCGGCGGCGCGACCTACACGCTCGTCTCGGTGCCGTCGTTCGGACGTGAGATGACGGGCGGTGCGGGCTACATCGCGCTGGCGGCGGTGATCTTCGGCAAGTGGGACCCGATCAAGGCGACGCTGGCGGCGCTGCTCTTCGGCTTCGCGACCAACGTCGAGTCGGTGCTCTCGGTCATCGGCTCGCCGGTGCCGTCCCAGTTCATGCTGATGCTGCCCTACGTGGTGACCATCTTCGCCGTCGCCGGGCTCGTCGGGCACTCACGTGCCCCGGCCGCCGACGGCGTGCCCTACCGAAAGGGCTAG
- a CDS encoding amidohydrolase, with translation MLEPAAFLAERVDAYDAELIDLRRDIHAHPELSWQEHRTTELIAERLEKAGWQVDRPSATGLIADLGEGERVVALRGDMDALPVDDVTTDIWTSTVPGVAHACGHDVHTTALLGAGLALADLHRESPLPGGVRLLFQPAEEVMPGGALHLMSLGALDDVERIFALHCDPTVDVGRVGIRSGALTSAADLIEVHLSGTGGHTSRPHLTGDLVFALAKVTTELPAILSRRMDPRAGVSVVWGKVSAGQAHNVIPGHGLVAGTVRILDSDAWSEVEHVVREVVAEIIAPYGVTAAVDYTRGVPPVSNDEESHQILTEAVRDVLGERGAVVSAQSLGGEDFGWYQEQVPGSMFRLGVRTPGGPTYDLHQGDLRIDERAVGVGAKVLAAAAHRTLG, from the coding sequence ATGCTGGAGCCTGCTGCCTTCCTCGCCGAGCGAGTCGACGCCTACGATGCCGAGCTGATCGACCTGCGACGGGACATCCACGCCCACCCGGAGCTCTCCTGGCAGGAGCATCGCACCACCGAGCTGATCGCCGAGCGGCTGGAGAAGGCGGGCTGGCAGGTCGACCGGCCCTCCGCGACCGGTCTCATCGCTGATCTGGGCGAGGGGGAGAGGGTCGTCGCGCTGCGCGGCGACATGGACGCGCTGCCCGTCGACGACGTCACCACCGACATCTGGACGAGCACCGTCCCCGGGGTCGCCCACGCATGCGGCCACGACGTACACACCACGGCGCTGCTCGGCGCCGGCCTCGCCCTGGCCGACCTGCACCGCGAGTCGCCGCTGCCCGGGGGCGTACGCCTGCTGTTCCAGCCCGCCGAGGAGGTCATGCCGGGCGGGGCGCTGCACCTGATGAGCCTGGGTGCGCTCGACGACGTGGAGCGGATCTTCGCGCTGCACTGCGACCCGACCGTGGACGTCGGACGCGTCGGGATCCGCTCCGGTGCGCTGACCAGCGCGGCCGACCTGATCGAGGTGCACCTGAGCGGCACCGGCGGTCACACCTCGCGCCCGCACCTGACCGGCGACCTCGTCTTCGCTCTCGCCAAGGTGACCACCGAGCTGCCCGCGATCCTGAGCCGGAGGATGGACCCACGAGCCGGGGTCAGCGTCGTCTGGGGCAAGGTCTCGGCAGGTCAGGCACACAACGTCATCCCCGGCCACGGCCTGGTCGCCGGCACCGTGCGGATCCTCGACAGCGACGCCTGGAGCGAGGTCGAGCACGTGGTGCGCGAGGTCGTCGCCGAGATCATCGCGCCCTACGGGGTGACGGCCGCGGTCGACTACACCCGGGGCGTCCCGCCGGTGAGCAACGACGAGGAGTCCCACCAGATCCTCACCGAGGCGGTCCGTGACGTCCTCGGCGAGCGGGGCGCGGTCGTCTCCGCGCAGAGCCTCGGGGGCGAGGACTTCGGCTGGTACCAGGAGCAGGTGCCGGGGTCGATGTTCCGGCTCGGCGTACGCACCCCCGGCGGCCCCACCTACGACCTCCACCAGGGCGACCTGCGCATCGACGAACGAGCGGTGGGCGTCGGCGCCAAGGTCCTGGCCGCCGCCGCCCACCGCACGCTGGGCTAG
- the meaB gene encoding methylmalonyl Co-A mutase-associated GTPase MeaB: MPGPDVQDLLDGISDGKRAAVSRAITLVESTKPQHRDIARELLTKLPAGDTVRVGISGVPGVGKSTFIEALGSRLTANGLKVGVLAVDPSSVRTGGSVLGDKTRMQRLSVDPNAFIRPSPSAGTLGGVARATVQAMAVLEAAGYDVILVETVGVGQSEVTVAGMVDTFLFLTIARTGDQLQGIKKGILEISDVIAVNKADPNDPHRAQEARAAARELAGALRLVRSREEWAPPVITASALHDDGVDSVWEQVMAHRAHLGEDGLRTKRAEQQLDFTWALVRDELDQRLKHSPGVKAIRDQIRGEVLSGELPATVAADRILAAYDKD, from the coding sequence ATGCCAGGGCCCGACGTACAAGACCTTCTCGACGGCATCAGCGACGGCAAGCGGGCGGCGGTGTCACGGGCGATCACCTTGGTGGAGTCGACCAAGCCGCAGCACCGTGACATCGCCCGCGAGCTGCTCACCAAGCTCCCCGCGGGCGACACCGTGCGGGTCGGGATCTCCGGCGTCCCCGGCGTCGGCAAGTCGACCTTCATCGAGGCGCTCGGCAGCCGGCTGACTGCCAACGGCCTCAAGGTCGGGGTGCTGGCCGTCGACCCGTCCTCGGTACGCACCGGCGGCTCCGTCCTGGGCGACAAGACGCGCATGCAGCGGCTCTCGGTGGACCCCAACGCCTTCATCCGGCCCTCGCCGAGCGCCGGCACGCTCGGCGGGGTCGCCCGGGCGACCGTGCAGGCGATGGCGGTGCTGGAGGCGGCCGGCTACGACGTGATCCTCGTCGAGACGGTCGGTGTCGGGCAGTCCGAGGTGACCGTGGCCGGGATGGTGGACACGTTCCTGTTCCTCACCATCGCGCGCACCGGCGACCAGCTGCAGGGGATCAAGAAGGGCATCCTGGAGATCTCCGACGTGATCGCGGTCAACAAGGCCGACCCGAACGACCCCCACCGCGCCCAGGAGGCGCGCGCGGCCGCGCGCGAGCTCGCCGGCGCCCTGCGACTGGTGCGCTCGCGTGAGGAGTGGGCGCCGCCGGTGATCACCGCCTCGGCACTCCATGACGACGGGGTCGACTCGGTGTGGGAGCAGGTGATGGCGCACCGCGCCCATCTCGGCGAGGACGGCCTGCGCACCAAGCGTGCCGAGCAGCAGCTCGACTTCACCTGGGCACTGGTCCGAGACGAGCTCGACCAGCGGCTGAAGCACTCGCCGGGCGTCAAGGCGATCCGCGACCAGATCCGTGGCGAGGTGCTTTCCGGCGAGCTTCCGGCGACCGTGGCCGCGGACAGGATCCTGGCCGCCTACGACAAGGATTAG
- a CDS encoding SDR family NAD(P)-dependent oxidoreductase — translation MTRTAVVTGGGTGLGRAIADRLAADGLEVTIVGRRAEVLETATKEINAAVGADRVTYVVADCADPSDVRALADACPDRVDVLVLNAGGITPSTGDDLEALAHDWAADYRLNVLTAVLPVEALLPRLARSGGRIVAMSSIAALRGPGSYGASKGAINTWITGLAAEVAADGITANAVAPGFVPDTEFWDSRRSPELIAQRTSQIPVGRPGAPEEVAALVAHLVSPAAGFTTGQVVGIHGGALLARL, via the coding sequence ATGACGAGAACAGCGGTGGTGACAGGCGGCGGGACCGGACTGGGACGCGCGATCGCCGATCGGCTGGCGGCGGACGGCCTCGAGGTGACCATCGTCGGTCGCCGGGCGGAGGTGCTCGAGACCGCGACCAAGGAGATCAACGCCGCCGTCGGCGCCGATCGGGTGACGTACGTCGTCGCCGACTGCGCCGATCCGAGCGACGTACGTGCCCTGGCCGATGCCTGCCCCGACCGCGTGGACGTGCTCGTCCTCAATGCCGGCGGCATCACGCCCTCGACCGGCGACGACCTCGAGGCGCTGGCCCACGACTGGGCGGCCGACTACCGGCTCAACGTGCTCACCGCGGTGCTCCCGGTCGAAGCGCTGTTGCCCAGACTGGCCCGGTCGGGCGGCCGGATCGTCGCGATGAGCTCGATCGCGGCGCTGCGCGGCCCGGGGTCGTACGGAGCCTCCAAGGGCGCGATCAACACCTGGATCACCGGGCTCGCCGCCGAGGTCGCGGCGGACGGGATCACCGCCAACGCGGTCGCTCCCGGTTTCGTCCCGGACACCGAGTTCTGGGACTCCCGCCGCAGCCCCGAGCTGATCGCCCAGCGCACCTCGCAGATTCCCGTCGGACGCCCCGGCGCCCCGGAGGAGGTCGCCGCGCTGGTGGCTCACCTCGTCTCGCCGGCAGCCGGGTTCACCACCGGGCAGGTCGTCGGCATCCACGGTGGAGCGCTCTTGGCGCGACTGTGA
- a CDS encoding TIGR03557 family F420-dependent LLM class oxidoreductase — MTDLGYTLFTEQSGPRDLVRYASSAEEAGFDFEVMSDHYSPWLTEQGHAPYAWSVLGAVAHATSRVGLMTYVTCPTLRYHPAVVAQKAATVQLLAEGRFRLGLGSGESLNEHVVGQGWPSVQERHAMLREAVGIIRDLHTGELVEPPR, encoded by the coding sequence ATGACGGATCTCGGCTACACCCTGTTCACCGAGCAGAGCGGACCTCGCGACCTCGTCCGCTACGCCTCCTCCGCCGAGGAGGCCGGCTTCGACTTCGAGGTGATGAGCGACCACTACTCGCCGTGGCTGACGGAGCAGGGGCACGCGCCGTACGCCTGGAGCGTGCTCGGCGCGGTCGCCCATGCCACCTCGCGCGTGGGCCTGATGACGTACGTCACCTGCCCGACGCTCCGCTACCACCCCGCCGTGGTGGCGCAGAAGGCCGCGACCGTGCAGCTGCTCGCCGAGGGCCGCTTCCGGCTCGGCCTCGGCTCCGGCGAGAGCCTCAACGAGCATGTCGTCGGCCAGGGCTGGCCCTCGGTCCAGGAGCGGCACGCGATGCTCCGCGAGGCGGTCGGGATCATCCGTGACCTGCACACCGGCGAGCTCGTCGAACCACCGCGGTGA
- a CDS encoding TIGR03557 family F420-dependent LLM class oxidoreductase — MTCTPASSSNHRGEYFQVDSARIWDLPEEPVEIGLAVGGERAIEELAPLADHLIAVEPEASLVDTWNGVEGAKRIGTEARAIGQIPICWDPDEETAVRRAHEQMRWFSGGWEVNANLPTPAGFAAATQLVRPEDVARSVPCGPDLDAIVEAVSAYWKAGFTDVALVQIGGDTQDRFLAEAARPLLERLRAAAP, encoded by the coding sequence GTGACCTGCACACCGGCGAGCTCGTCGAACCACCGCGGTGAGTACTTCCAGGTCGACTCCGCCCGGATCTGGGACCTCCCCGAGGAGCCGGTCGAGATCGGGCTCGCCGTGGGCGGCGAGCGCGCCATCGAAGAGCTGGCCCCGCTGGCCGACCACCTGATCGCCGTCGAGCCCGAGGCGTCGCTGGTCGACACCTGGAACGGTGTCGAGGGCGCCAAGCGGATCGGCACCGAGGCCCGCGCGATCGGCCAGATCCCGATCTGCTGGGACCCCGACGAGGAGACCGCCGTACGCCGTGCGCACGAGCAGATGCGCTGGTTCAGCGGCGGCTGGGAGGTCAACGCCAACCTGCCCACGCCGGCCGGTTTCGCCGCGGCCACCCAGCTCGTCCGTCCCGAGGACGTCGCCCGGTCGGTGCCGTGCGGTCCCGACCTGGATGCGATCGTCGAGGCGGTCTCGGCCTACTGGAAGGCGGGCTTCACCGACGTCGCGTTGGTGCAGATCGGCGGCGACACCCAGGACAGGTTCCTCGCCGAGGCCGCCCGGCCGCTGCTCGAGCGGCTCCGGGCGGCCGCGCCCTGA
- a CDS encoding serine/threonine-protein kinase, which translates to MTDLRPGRASGDGLVRVGAYELLTKLGEGGMGVVHLARHEETGERVALKVLRTHVVGDEETRARLEREVRSLRQVRSPWIAEIVDADPYADLPYVATRYVPGPTLHDRIKDDGPVLGEDRFWLARCLADGVAACHDAGVLHRDVKPSNVVMEGRTPVLIDFGLARVADDPKITLTGWLVGTPGYLAPEILEGTPSSPASDVHSWAATTAYALLGRPPFGTGPSMAVLDRVRRGQHDLDGIEGSMREVLAAALATDPADRPGLEELREWLMEPEVPWSGGDAAAVTKVLPLTMPLAAAPMNPGLKPTLVDPDAAGDAVTEVATPAVEEVPPTAVTVADVPAEPVVVRRFDPQSPPPPAPPPEPGWSPPSKHANLKRWPGPMHFLILVALAAILAGVVAAYPLPGAALLGTGVWLLRATSLAADHLSKRREARGRKWYDGTWALIRSPWDLLRAVPGTAALTALTGVIAAAVGVGLLALGLPLAAVLYAAAMIFMSAAWLASQRVRDTVGPIARAASSPPQRWIVAVIGLAILAAAVAWYALQMGVSWVPLDDARSSRLPDVLREILRRAR; encoded by the coding sequence GTGACGGACCTACGCCCCGGGCGGGCATCCGGGGACGGGCTGGTGAGGGTCGGCGCCTATGAGCTCCTCACCAAGCTCGGTGAGGGCGGCATGGGCGTCGTCCACCTGGCCCGCCACGAGGAGACCGGCGAGCGGGTGGCGCTGAAGGTGCTGCGTACGCATGTCGTCGGGGACGAGGAGACCCGTGCCCGGCTGGAGCGCGAGGTCAGGTCGCTGCGGCAGGTGCGCAGCCCGTGGATCGCCGAGATCGTCGACGCCGACCCCTACGCGGACCTTCCCTACGTCGCGACCCGCTACGTGCCGGGGCCGACGCTGCACGACCGGATCAAGGACGACGGGCCGGTCCTCGGTGAGGACCGGTTCTGGCTGGCGCGCTGCCTCGCCGACGGGGTGGCGGCCTGCCACGACGCCGGCGTGCTGCACCGTGACGTGAAGCCCTCCAACGTGGTGATGGAGGGACGTACGCCGGTGCTGATCGACTTCGGGCTCGCCCGGGTCGCCGACGATCCCAAGATCACCCTCACCGGATGGCTGGTCGGCACCCCGGGCTACCTGGCGCCGGAGATCCTGGAGGGCACGCCCTCCTCGCCGGCCAGTGACGTGCACTCATGGGCGGCCACCACCGCCTACGCGCTGCTGGGCCGACCTCCGTTCGGGACCGGGCCGTCGATGGCCGTCCTGGATCGCGTACGCCGCGGCCAGCACGATCTCGACGGCATCGAGGGCTCGATGCGTGAGGTCCTTGCGGCCGCGCTGGCGACCGATCCCGCGGACCGGCCGGGTCTCGAGGAGCTGCGGGAGTGGCTGATGGAGCCCGAGGTGCCGTGGTCCGGTGGCGACGCCGCGGCGGTGACGAAGGTGCTGCCGCTGACGATGCCGCTGGCCGCCGCACCCATGAACCCAGGGCTGAAGCCGACGCTGGTCGACCCGGACGCCGCCGGCGACGCGGTGACGGAGGTGGCGACTCCTGCGGTCGAGGAGGTGCCGCCGACCGCGGTCACCGTCGCCGATGTCCCGGCCGAGCCCGTGGTGGTGCGCCGGTTCGACCCGCAGTCGCCGCCCCCGCCCGCTCCGCCACCCGAGCCGGGCTGGAGCCCGCCCAGCAAGCACGCCAATCTCAAGCGCTGGCCGGGTCCGATGCACTTCCTGATCCTGGTCGCGCTCGCCGCGATACTGGCCGGGGTCGTCGCCGCCTACCCGCTCCCGGGCGCTGCTCTGCTCGGAACCGGGGTCTGGCTGCTGCGCGCCACCTCGCTCGCCGCCGATCACCTGTCGAAGCGCCGCGAGGCGCGGGGACGGAAGTGGTACGACGGAACCTGGGCGCTGATCCGCTCGCCCTGGGACCTCCTGCGCGCCGTCCCCGGCACGGCGGCGCTGACCGCGCTGACGGGAGTCATCGCGGCCGCTGTCGGTGTGGGGCTTCTGGCGCTCGGGCTGCCGCTGGCCGCGGTGCTCTACGCCGCCGCGATGATTTTCATGTCCGCGGCCTGGCTCGCCTCCCAGCGGGTCCGCGACACCGTCGGCCCGATCGCTCGGGCAGCCTCCTCGCCGCCGCAGCGGTGGATCGTCGCCGTCATCGGCCTGGCGATCCTCGCCGCGGCCGTCGCCTGGTACGCGCTGCAGATGGGCGTCTCGTGGGTGCCGCTGGACGACGCCCGGTCGAGCCGGCTCCCCGACGTCCTCCGGGAGATCCTGCGGCGTGCTCGCTGA
- the scpA gene encoding methylmalonyl-CoA mutase produces the protein MTIPSSFKGLPLKGETPAYAAAAPSGEGWLSPEGIEIQPAYGPADLEGLDALDTFPGLSPFLRGPYPTMYTTQPWTIRQYAGFSTAEESNAFYRRNLAAGQKGLSVAFDLATHRGYDSDHPRVRGDVGMAGVAIDSIYDTRTLFDGIPLDQMSVSMTMNGAVLPVLALYIVAAEEQGVPPEKLAGTIQNDILKEFMVRNTYIYPPAASMRIIGDIFSYTAAKMPRFNSISISGYHMQEAGATADLELAYTLADGVEYLRTGLAAGLDVDAFAPRLSFFWAIGMNFFMEVAKMRAARALWSRLVSQFDPKNPKSLSLRTHSQTSGWSLTAQDVFNNVGRTAIEAMAATQGHTQSLHTNALDEAIALPTDFSARIARNTQLLLQQESGTTEIIDPWGGSYYVEKLTHDLAERAWAHIQEAEAAGGMAKAIEQGIPKMRIEEAAARTQARLDSGAQKLIGVNTFRLPAEDPLDVLKVDNDQVYKQQVAKLERLRAERDDEDVRRALEAITNAAGAEKSAANLDGNLLALAVDAARAKATVGEISDAMETAWGRHQAVIRTISGVYRDEATTSGDSKVTEVLKATKEFEEAEGRRPRILVAKMGQDGHDRGQKVVVSAFADLGFDVDVGPLFSTPEEVAQQAVDADVHIVGVSSLAAGHLALLPALKAALEEQGRPDIMIVIGGVIPPDDVATLEQMGAAAVFLPGTVIADSAIDLLGRLREQLDH, from the coding sequence ATGACGATTCCCAGCTCCTTCAAGGGCCTTCCGCTGAAGGGCGAGACCCCGGCGTACGCTGCCGCCGCTCCTTCGGGCGAAGGCTGGCTGAGCCCCGAGGGCATCGAGATCCAGCCGGCGTACGGGCCTGCGGATCTCGAGGGTCTCGACGCGCTCGACACCTTCCCCGGCCTGAGCCCGTTCCTGCGCGGGCCCTACCCGACGATGTACACGACCCAGCCGTGGACGATCCGGCAGTACGCCGGGTTCTCGACGGCCGAGGAGTCCAACGCCTTCTACCGGCGCAACCTCGCGGCCGGCCAGAAGGGTCTGAGCGTCGCCTTCGACCTGGCCACCCACCGTGGCTACGACTCCGACCACCCGCGGGTGCGCGGTGACGTCGGGATGGCGGGCGTCGCGATCGACTCGATCTACGACACCAGGACGCTGTTCGACGGCATCCCGCTGGACCAGATGTCGGTCTCGATGACCATGAACGGTGCGGTGCTGCCGGTGCTGGCGCTCTACATCGTGGCTGCTGAGGAGCAGGGGGTTCCGCCCGAGAAGCTGGCCGGGACCATCCAGAACGACATCCTCAAGGAGTTCATGGTCCGCAACACCTACATCTACCCGCCGGCGGCGTCGATGCGGATCATCGGCGACATCTTCTCCTACACCGCCGCGAAGATGCCCCGGTTCAACTCGATCTCGATCTCCGGCTACCACATGCAGGAGGCCGGGGCGACGGCTGACCTCGAGCTCGCCTACACACTGGCGGACGGGGTGGAGTATCTCCGCACCGGCCTCGCCGCCGGGCTGGACGTGGACGCCTTCGCGCCGCGCCTGTCGTTCTTCTGGGCCATCGGGATGAACTTCTTCATGGAGGTCGCCAAGATGCGCGCGGCCCGCGCCCTCTGGTCGCGCCTCGTGAGCCAGTTCGACCCGAAGAACCCGAAGTCGCTGTCGCTGCGGACCCACTCCCAGACGAGTGGCTGGTCGCTGACCGCCCAGGACGTCTTCAACAACGTCGGCCGCACCGCGATCGAGGCGATGGCCGCGACCCAGGGTCACACCCAGTCGCTGCACACCAACGCCCTCGACGAGGCGATCGCGCTGCCGACAGACTTCTCGGCCCGCATCGCCCGCAACACCCAGCTGCTCCTGCAGCAGGAGAGCGGCACCACCGAGATCATCGACCCGTGGGGCGGCTCCTACTACGTGGAGAAGCTCACCCACGATCTCGCCGAGCGCGCCTGGGCCCACATCCAGGAGGCCGAGGCGGCCGGCGGGATGGCCAAGGCGATCGAGCAGGGCATCCCGAAGATGCGTATCGAGGAGGCCGCGGCCCGCACCCAGGCGCGCCTCGATTCCGGTGCCCAGAAGCTGATCGGCGTCAACACCTTCCGGCTCCCCGCCGAGGACCCGCTCGACGTGCTCAAGGTCGACAACGACCAGGTCTACAAGCAGCAGGTCGCCAAGCTGGAGCGGTTGCGCGCCGAGCGCGACGACGAGGACGTACGCCGGGCCCTGGAGGCCATCACCAACGCTGCCGGGGCCGAGAAGTCCGCGGCGAACCTCGACGGCAACCTGCTCGCGCTGGCCGTCGACGCGGCCCGCGCCAAGGCCACCGTCGGGGAGATCTCCGACGCGATGGAGACGGCCTGGGGACGCCACCAGGCGGTGATCCGTACCATCTCCGGTGTGTACCGGGACGAGGCGACGACGTCGGGTGACTCGAAGGTCACCGAGGTGTTGAAGGCGACCAAGGAGTTCGAGGAGGCCGAGGGCCGCCGCCCGCGCATCCTCGTCGCGAAGATGGGCCAGGACGGTCACGACCGTGGCCAGAAGGTCGTGGTCTCGGCCTTCGCCGACCTCGGCTTCGACGTCGACGTAGGCCCGCTGTTCTCCACGCCCGAGGAGGTCGCGCAGCAGGCGGTCGACGCCGACGTACACATCGTCGGGGTCTCGTCGCTGGCTGCCGGTCACCTCGCCCTGCTCCCCGCGCTGAAGGCGGCGCTGGAGGAGCAGGGACGCCCGGACATCATGATCGTCATCGGCGGTGTCATCCCGCCCGACGACGTGGCGACGCTCGAGCAGATGGGCGCGGCCGCGGTCTTCCTGCCGGGCACCGTGATCGCCGACTCCGCGATCGATCTGCTCGGCCGGCTGCGGGAGCAGCTCGATCACTGA